The stretch of DNA GTTTCGCCTCCCCCCTCAACAAAAGTTAAGACATCGCGTAAATCAGGGACTGCATTTATTGCTGTCATCAGAGGTTTTACAAAACGAGAAGTAATCTCACTAGGTTTGACGATAACTGCACAACCAGCTATTAATGCAGGAATGGTATCGATGGTAGACAGTAAGAGGGGAAAATTCCAAGGGCTAATTACCCCAACTAGAGGATAAGGAACTAAGGTTTGCTTTAGATGAATAAAGGGAATTGTGGTAGCTTTTTCAGATTCTTGTAATAATTCTGGAGCTAATCTACACCAGCGATCAATTCCTGAGAGAAACGAATTAATTTCTAAAACCGAAATTGACAATCTTCCCGTGTCATTTATTAAAGTTTCAGTAAGGTTCGTCCGCTGAGATAATATGGCTTGTTTCCATTGCTGTAAAGCTTCAATCCGACCTTCAACACCAATTTGCTGCCATTGAATTTGTCCTTGACGCAAATGCAAACATTTCTGTTCCAGCAAATTATTAGATGGTGGAACAATTTCATAATCAAGTTTTCCAGTTCGAGGATTACGAACTTGTATTGATTTATTCATTAACTATTATAATTATTAATCAATAAATAATGTTGAAATAAGCTAGTCTTTGTCTAAAAATTTCTCTATTTACTCCAATATTTTGTTCGGCAAAGAGAAAAACATCAATTGGATTTACTGGAAAAGAAAAACTATTTTCTTTTAGTTTATCTCTATCTTTTATGTTTTTGAAGCAGTCAGAGCTAATCCTTGTGCTAAATTTTTTGGCTCGTTGTTCAGAAAATCTTCAATTGCGATCGCGCTAAGGCAAAGATGAACAAAGATTAGAGAGAAAAGAACGTTTCAGTTTAAAAGATTTGCTAACCTTACTGCGATGCTTTATAACTAAAAAGGGGCATTGATGCCCCTGTGCTTAAATATAGAAGAAAGCTTAATTATTATTAGTATTATTAGTAAGGATAAGCAGGAATTCCATAACCATCTAAATCAACTTGAGTTTGATTAGCATTGTTGAAAACACCTTGGTTCGTCACGTTACCAATTCCACTAGTAAAAGATTGGTTTTGACCAGCTTGAACATTGTGTTGAATTTGAGGCTCTAAACCATAACCATCTAAACTAAATTGAGTTTGATTGGCATTATTGACAACGTTTTGATTAGTAACATTACCTGCACCTACACTAACAGCAGTGTTAGAACCTGCTTGAACATTAGTTTGAACTTGTTGGGCAAATACAGCGACGGGAGAAAGAGCTAAAGCGAGAGTGGAGATGATTAAAGCGGATTTTTTCATTTTTCTAGACCTCTGAAGTTTGATTTGATTTATTTTTCTCTTCACTCTCTAATTACGTTGAGGTCTATTTTTTTATGCAACTAAAATTATTTTTAAGTTTCCTCTCTCATATTTTCTGAAGTTTGTTTTCTCGCTTGTAAATTGAGACGAATCTCGTCGTGAACTTCTTTGGTAATGGGATAAAAATAAGCCAAAATTACACCAAACACTAAAGCAATAGTAGGTAAGGGACCAACTGCAATACGGATCGCCAGTAAAGCACTTTCTGGTTGAACGGGAATTTCTCCGCCTGGTGGTCTTTCGATAAATCCAGCCAAGTCTAAAGCTTGACCAACTAACAATAATGCTAAAGCCAGACCAAATTTTTGCAACAGTACCATAAAGCTATAAAAAATCCCTTCACGACGTTGACCAGTATTGAGTTCATCTAGTTCAATTACATCGGGAATCATTGACCAAGGAATTAAATAGGCTACCGAGACACCACAACCAGCCATAATGGCTAACAGATACATTAAACCGATTTGACCTGGTTGAATTAAAAATAAACCTGCTTGAGCGATAATCCAGATACCACTACCTAAAAAATAAACTGTTTTTTTGCCTACTTTCTCGCTGACATATTTCCAAAAGAAGAGCATAATCAAAGCAGTCCCTTGAACTGCGATCGCAACTAGGGGAAAGGCAGCTTCTGTTAAACCCATCCAACTGACGACAAAATAAATCAAGATCGAAGCAGTTAATTGTACTGCTAACCAGGAACATAAATAAATGCCAATGATGTAGAGAAAGGGTTTGTTGGTAAAGGCAATTCTTAACTGTTCTAAAATAGGGAGATTAGCACTTTGATCTTCGGCAATACGCTCAGAAACTGCTTGGGAATCAGACAAATGAGTTTCTGTCTTGCTCAAAATTAAGTTAATCCCAAACACGGCAAGTTCTAATCCGATTATGATTGCAACCATTGCGTCAAAAATTGATTGAAGATTAGCCAAGCCATAAACAATCACTATCCCAGCTATTACCGTTACAATTATCCCAACTATCTTTTTTTGTGGTTGATTCAGGATCGGATTGGCACCTCTTTCTTGAATTCCTAAAGTACACCAAAATAAAGCAATCACTGATAAAGCTGTACTAACTAAACCCAACAACCAATATTGCTGAACAGGATTATCAGGATAAGCTTGAAAAATAACGGTTGCCAGAATTAAAGACAGAATACTACCCCCAATTGAAAAAGCAAAGCGAAAACTACTTAAATCTGTCCGCTCGTTATAATCTTGAGTTAACTCTGGAGTCAACGCAGTATAAGGTAAATTTACTGCCGTATATGCCAAATTAAATAAAATTGCGATCGCGACATAATAAACATACAACCATCGATGATTAATTTCGGGATTGGGATCAAATTGAGGCACAATCCATTGCAAAAAAAAGAAAATCCCAAAAGGAATGATTCCTGCTAACATCCAAGGCAGACGACGACCCCAACGAGTTCTAGTGCGATCGCTTAAAATGCCTGTAATCGGGTCGTTAATCGCATCTGCAACTTTCCCAATTGCCAAAATACTTCCCGCCATACCCGCAGGTAAACCCGCTACATTAGTAAAGAAATATAACAAGAAAAATACTAAAATATTTGCCGTGATTGCAGGACCCATATCTCCTGCACCATAAGCAAGTTTAGTAGTAAAATTTAACTTTTCTCGATCCATTGAGTCCTGATTAATTACTGAAGTTGCTACTGTTATGACAGATCTATACGTTTCTTGGTCAGAATATCACCAAAAAATTGAAGCTTTGGCAGTCAAAATTTATCAATCAGGTTGGGAATTTAATCAAATTGTTTGTCTTGCTAAAGGAGGACTACGAGTTGGAGATTTGCTTTGTCGTCTTTATCGGCAACCGTTAGCTATTCTCTTTACTTCTTCTTATACAGGAAAAGATAATCGCACTAGAGGAAAAATAACTTTTTCTCAACACCTTGCTAGTATTAATTCCCAATTAGGCGATCGCATTTTATTAGTGGATGATTTGGTAGATTCAGGTGTTTCTTTGCAAGAATCAATTAAGTGGTTACAAAAAAATTATGAGCCAAATATTGTAGAAATACGTAGCGCAGTGATTTGGTACAAAAGTTGCTCGATTGCTACTCCAGATTATTATGTTGATTATTTACAAGACAATCCTTGGATTCATCAGCCTTTTGAACGTTATGAACAGCTTTCTCTAGCCGAACTCACTACTATACATAACAAAATCGTTTGATTTAATTCAATTAATCTTAATAATCATCGTAAACACTGAATAAGATGAGTATATTTACGGAAGACAGATTTAACTGTTTATCTTTATTCTAATAAATAATAAAAGAGGTATTGCTGGCAACAATACCCCCGAGACCGAATAGAACTGTGAAACAATATTATTATATCAATTGTGTCGTGAAAACAAGAGTTGATTGGCTTTCTGCCTAACCTCTCTCTTGTATTACATTGTAAAAGGAAATACTGTTTTTACCATATTTTTAGATTCTTTTTAGGTAAACCTCCGCTAGTTTAAACCTTGTACGTACGTAGTCGGAGGTTTTGTTAATTTTTGTTAAATACATCGAAATTAGGCGGTTTGGCAGGGTTAAAATAGCTCAAGTTGAGTGGGTAGTAGTTGCAATTGTTGCCAAGGTGAGGTTGGAATTGGTAGTTGTTTTCGTAAAAGATGATCAAAAGAACGAGCCATTTCAGGCGATCGCTCTTCTGAAGGACAGTGAACAAAAAAATAGATTTGTGTGCCTTGAGGTAACCAATGACTCAGACGAGTAACCCATTCTGCTAAATAAAGTTGATTGTATTGACTTTGAGGATGAGAGATAAAGCGAATTAAACTCACATCATTAGTTAGGGTTGGTTGCAAAGGAAGTTTGGGTTTACGGCGTAAAGAATTGAGTTGAGGATCATCAGGAGAGTTATAAATCGGACGAGTATCTAAATAAAACTCTAGTAAAATTTAATTGAGTAAGTAACTTATTAAGTCTTGCGCTATAGTTGCCAGAAAATCGGTTGCTGCTGGAATAAGCGGAGTAAGTAAACCTTGATGGGTGATGCTTTTGGGAAACTTAGGACAAAACCGAAAAGAGGCAGGAGTTTGTTCGCGCCACCGTTGTATAGTTGCTAAATTAGGAATAGCGTAGAAAGTAATATTAGCTTCAACTGCGGTAAAACGTTCACTATACAAACGCAAAAAATCTGAAGCACTGGTTTGGGAAGGATAAAAATTACCCACCCAACCCTGATAAGACGGGGTTCACAAGCCCCTGCGTTGAACGCAGGGGACGACCCCTCACCATACCGCACAACCAAGATAAAAATTTATCAATGTTTTAGTTAATTTATTGAGCAGCTACTGTACCATTGTTACCAAAGACAGGTACAGGTGGAACGATGATCGGTTCTATCCTGGGACAAGCGATCGCATGAACTTCACCCATATCTTTCATTACCGCATCCCGTAACTGTTCTCTAAGGTCTGGTACAACCGCTAAAGCTCTTGTCCAGTCTGGAATTTGCGCTCCTGCGGGGTCGGAAAAATATAATTCTCCAGCATCGATAATTACTTTTTCAAACATTTCCGTAATTACTTCTTCTTGATGGCGGTCGTATTGTAAATTATTAAAACGAGCATCAACAAAGTATTGGCGGGTATAATCTTGAGCTTCACGACGGAATTTTACTCGTAAAGCATGAATATGATCGCGACCAATCACAACTTGTTCGGTTTCTGTTAAAGTTCGCAATAAAGAACGCAGAATGTCCCGACACATTTTTTGTAATCCTTCTTGGGAAGAGTTACCAATGACTTGATGTTTATGATCAAAAATACCAAGATCGATCTGAGCAATTCTTTTTTCAGCAAGACTGCGATAAACTTCAGCTAACAAACCAATTTCTAAACCCCAATTACCAGGAATACGAATATTGAGGGCGAGATCACTCGTTAAGGCAAATTCACCAGAGAGAGGATAACGATAGGCACTTAAATAACGCAAATACTGACGATAACCAAACAATTCAGTTAAAGCAGTGAGTAGAGGAGTAACAAATAAACGAGCTACACGACCATTTAGATTGCGAGGAGAATCGCCTAGACGAGCATAATAGGCTTTATTAAAAGCAATGCCAAATTCCTTCTCTAACAAAGGAAATAGTAGCTTAAGGGGATAAGAACGATTATAAGTAACAATATCTGCATCATGAAGAGCGATCGCACTTGCTTGCAAAGATGCAATTCCTAAACCTAACCAAACCGCCCGACCTTTGCCTTTAAAATTGAGAATACTTAAACCGCGATCATTAAGATGTTCGAGAATTTGAGTAACTCTTGTACCATTTTCCCAAATTACAAAAGTTTGTTGTGGTAATTCTGAAAAGAATTGTACTGCTTTAGTATATTGTGCTTGGGTATCAGCATAAACACAAACAACAACAGTTTTAACAAACGCGCAAGTTTTAAGATGTTCGCGAATACCAAAAATAGCCGGTCTTTCTAACTCTTCGTATAAAGCAGGAATCAAAACTGCGGTAGGAGAATCTTCACTCAATTTAACTAATTGCTCTTCTAGAAAATCCAAGTCACAACCAAAATCATGAATGGTTGTAATTAATTCCTGTTTATAGTCCATAGCAATTCTAAAAGTTTTAAT from Stanieria cyanosphaera PCC 7437 encodes:
- a CDS encoding DUF72 domain-containing protein gives rise to the protein MLLEFYLDTRPIYNSPDDPQLNSLRRKPKLPLQPTLTNDVSLIRFISHPQSQYNQLYLAEWVTRLSHWLPQGTQIYFFVHCPSEERSPEMARSFDHLLRKQLPIPTSPWQQLQLLPTQLELF
- a CDS encoding glycosyltransferase family protein, which codes for MDYKQELITTIHDFGCDLDFLEEQLVKLSEDSPTAVLIPALYEELERPAIFGIREHLKTCAFVKTVVVCVYADTQAQYTKAVQFFSELPQQTFVIWENGTRVTQILEHLNDRGLSILNFKGKGRAVWLGLGIASLQASAIALHDADIVTYNRSYPLKLLFPLLEKEFGIAFNKAYYARLGDSPRNLNGRVARLFVTPLLTALTELFGYRQYLRYLSAYRYPLSGEFALTSDLALNIRIPGNWGLEIGLLAEVYRSLAEKRIAQIDLGIFDHKHQVIGNSSQEGLQKMCRDILRSLLRTLTETEQVVIGRDHIHALRVKFRREAQDYTRQYFVDARFNNLQYDRHQEEVITEMFEKVIIDAGELYFSDPAGAQIPDWTRALAVVPDLREQLRDAVMKDMGEVHAIACPRIEPIIVPPVPVFGNNGTVAAQ
- a CDS encoding DUF72 domain-containing protein, coding for MGNFYPSQTSASDFLRLYSERFTAVEANITFYAIPNLATIQRWREQTPASFRFCPKFPKSITHQGLLTPLIPAATDFLATIAQDLISYLLN
- a CDS encoding MFS transporter; this translates as MDREKLNFTTKLAYGAGDMGPAITANILVFFLLYFFTNVAGLPAGMAGSILAIGKVADAINDPITGILSDRTRTRWGRRLPWMLAGIIPFGIFFFLQWIVPQFDPNPEINHRWLYVYYVAIAILFNLAYTAVNLPYTALTPELTQDYNERTDLSSFRFAFSIGGSILSLILATVIFQAYPDNPVQQYWLLGLVSTALSVIALFWCTLGIQERGANPILNQPQKKIVGIIVTVIAGIVIVYGLANLQSIFDAMVAIIIGLELAVFGINLILSKTETHLSDSQAVSERIAEDQSANLPILEQLRIAFTNKPFLYIIGIYLCSWLAVQLTASILIYFVVSWMGLTEAAFPLVAIAVQGTALIMLFFWKYVSEKVGKKTVYFLGSGIWIIAQAGLFLIQPGQIGLMYLLAIMAGCGVSVAYLIPWSMIPDVIELDELNTGQRREGIFYSFMVLLQKFGLALALLLVGQALDLAGFIERPPGGEIPVQPESALLAIRIAVGPLPTIALVFGVILAYFYPITKEVHDEIRLNLQARKQTSENMREET
- a CDS encoding phosphoribosyltransferase, yielding MTDLYVSWSEYHQKIEALAVKIYQSGWEFNQIVCLAKGGLRVGDLLCRLYRQPLAILFTSSYTGKDNRTRGKITFSQHLASINSQLGDRILLVDDLVDSGVSLQESIKWLQKNYEPNIVEIRSAVIWYKSCSIATPDYYVDYLQDNPWIHQPFERYEQLSLAELTTIHNKIV